A genomic region of Saprospiraceae bacterium contains the following coding sequences:
- a CDS encoding MCE family protein, translating into MRNEVKVGILSLVTIIVSVFGYKYLKGSNILERANTYYIRFTDIGQMDASAPVLIRGYKIGSVTKINLDPENADLILVTIEVKRDLNLPKNTKAILVSQGLMGGKALILDYQNICLSDCLPNKSFIPGEIAGMLSSMISKEEINDYTQSIGNGLNKLLDTAATNENTQLAGTVKNIHVIIANLAQSTSRINHLLESSTGGMQNSMKNLEIVTAALAQNANALSNTVKNLDKISAGIAAADPGKMFQTADQTLKESKKTLEQLTQTVSESKQTIVQLNQVLSDVNSGQGSLGKLINDPALYQNLNKTTKNLDLLLQDLRLNPKRYVHISVFGKNGGTYEKPQE; encoded by the coding sequence TTGAGAAACGAAGTCAAAGTTGGTATTCTTAGTTTAGTGACGATTATTGTTTCCGTTTTCGGTTACAAATATTTGAAGGGGAGTAATATCCTGGAACGCGCAAATACTTATTATATTAGGTTTACAGATATTGGTCAAATGGATGCTTCAGCACCAGTACTTATCAGAGGTTATAAAATCGGTTCAGTGACCAAGATCAATCTTGATCCTGAAAATGCAGACTTAATTCTCGTGACGATAGAAGTCAAACGGGATTTGAATCTACCTAAAAACACCAAAGCCATCCTGGTAAGCCAGGGTTTAATGGGCGGAAAGGCATTAATACTCGATTATCAAAACATCTGTCTATCTGATTGTCTTCCGAATAAGAGTTTTATTCCCGGCGAAATCGCAGGAATGTTATCGAGTATGATCAGCAAAGAGGAAATCAATGATTATACCCAGTCCATTGGTAATGGGCTCAACAAATTGTTAGACACTGCTGCTACGAATGAAAATACGCAATTGGCCGGAACCGTGAAAAACATTCATGTCATCATTGCAAATCTTGCGCAATCAACTTCTCGCATCAACCATTTATTGGAAAGTTCAACAGGCGGTATGCAGAACTCTATGAAAAATCTTGAAATCGTAACAGCTGCTCTGGCACAAAATGCAAATGCCCTTTCAAACACGGTCAAAAATCTGGATAAAATTTCGGCTGGCATCGCTGCTGCCGATCCCGGCAAAATGTTTCAAACCGCAGACCAGACCTTGAAGGAAAGTAAAAAAACACTGGAGCAACTCACCCAAACAGTTAGTGAGAGCAAACAAACCATTGTGCAATTGAATCAGGTTTTGTCAGATGTAAACTCCGGCCAAGGCAGTTTGGGTAAACTAATTAACGATCCTGCGCTCTACCAAAATCTAAATAAGACCACCAAAAACCTGGATCTTCTTTTACAGGATCTCCGCTTAAATCCAAAGCGCTATGTGCATATTTCTGTATTTGGAAAAAATGGCGGGACTTACGAAAAGCCTCAGGAATAA
- a CDS encoding GlsB/YeaQ/YmgE family stress response membrane protein — MEGIIISLILGAIAGWLAGQIYKGSGLGTIGNIVVGILGGIIGYWGLGLLGVSLGSGWIGYILTAAIGAIALLALINLVMKSK; from the coding sequence ATGGAAGGAATCATTATTAGTTTAATCCTGGGAGCTATAGCTGGCTGGCTTGCTGGTCAAATATATAAAGGTAGCGGACTCGGAACCATCGGAAATATTGTGGTCGGTATCCTTGGAGGAATTATCGGCTACTGGGGTTTAGGCTTACTTGGAGTAAGTCTGGGGTCCGGTTGGATCGGATACATTTTAACAGCGGCTATTGGGGCAATTGCTCTTCTGGCACTGATTAACTTAGTTATGAAAAGCAAGTAA
- a CDS encoding general stress protein CsbD → MKAPTTTPTPVKASWADQKAKLKVKFPALVDSDLIYEDGKKNEMLTKIQVKLGKTPEELTAIISAL, encoded by the coding sequence ATGAAAGCACCTACCACAACCCCAACTCCTGTAAAAGCGAGTTGGGCAGATCAAAAAGCCAAACTTAAAGTCAAATTTCCAGCTTTGGTCGATTCTGACCTAATTTATGAAGATGGAAAGAAAAATGAAATGTTGACTAAAATTCAAGTCAAACTTGGAAAAACACCCGAAGAATTAACGGCTATTATTTCTGCGCTTTAA
- a CDS encoding CsbD family protein, producing the protein MNTKELEGTWNEQKGKLKLKYAVLTDNDLMYEEGKRDIMLGKLQTILGKTKEELNQILSSL; encoded by the coding sequence ATGAACACGAAAGAATTAGAAGGAACCTGGAACGAGCAAAAAGGAAAACTCAAATTAAAATATGCCGTATTAACGGATAATGATTTGATGTACGAAGAAGGCAAACGAGACATCATGCTTGGTAAACTTCAAACTATTCTGGGCAAAACAAAGGAAGAACTCAATCAAATTCTTTCTTCACTTTAA
- a CDS encoding PorT family protein, with product MKKYGILNINKTSLIILLLAFSFIGRSQSGEFGLRFMPSFSAFDFKSSTGGSITGEVRFSLGFGALLAVNFTEHVGLQGEIIYSSLSQKYKEVDREHNITLRYINIPLLLSLNTGKSEAVNFNLVVGPQIGINVGSKLLSTGGDGTNPTTPVLSVKKGDLGFAYGAGIDFGISADNSLRLGLGFRGVIGLIDISDNSSNIVTNSYYILDRTHLKSYAGYIGVSFLF from the coding sequence ATGAAAAAGTATGGTATATTAAACATCAATAAAACATCATTAATAATACTGTTGTTGGCTTTTAGTTTTATCGGCCGGTCACAATCCGGTGAATTCGGCTTAAGATTTATGCCGAGTTTTTCTGCGTTTGATTTTAAATCTTCGACCGGAGGTTCAATTACCGGCGAAGTAAGGTTTAGTCTAGGTTTTGGAGCTTTATTAGCTGTAAATTTTACAGAACATGTTGGCTTGCAAGGTGAGATCATTTACAGTTCGCTGTCTCAAAAATATAAGGAGGTAGATCGTGAACATAATATTACCTTACGATATATTAACATTCCACTGTTATTATCTCTGAATACAGGTAAATCTGAAGCAGTGAATTTTAATCTGGTCGTTGGCCCTCAAATTGGAATCAATGTAGGTAGTAAATTGCTTAGCACAGGTGGAGATGGAACAAACCCCACTACTCCGGTATTATCTGTTAAAAAGGGAGACTTGGGATTTGCATACGGAGCTGGCATTGATTTTGGAATTTCGGCTGACAATAGTTTACGGCTTGGTTTGGGATTCAGAGGAGTTATTGGTTTGATTGATATAAGCGACAACAGCAGTAATATCGTTACCAACTCTTATTACATTCTGGATCGCACTCATCTTAAATCCTATGCTGGATATATTGGCGTTTCTTTCCTGTTCTGA
- a CDS encoding YtxH domain-containing protein — MMSNEKLIFGILLGVTAGVALGVLLAPDKGSTTRAKLLQSKDDYLSIFEKKFNDLLDQFQRMKKNDSHDLQPDFVSINHSK; from the coding sequence ATAATGAGTAATGAAAAATTGATTTTTGGCATTTTACTGGGAGTAACAGCCGGAGTAGCTTTGGGAGTTTTATTGGCACCCGATAAGGGCTCAACCACAAGAGCGAAATTGTTACAATCGAAAGACGATTATCTGTCGATCTTCGAAAAGAAATTTAATGATTTGTTGGACCAATTTCAAAGGATGAAAAAAAATGATTCACATGACTTGCAGCCTGATTTTGTAAGTATTAACCATTCAAAATAA
- a CDS encoding AI-2E family transporter, which yields MKPIIEFPGYIKFAYLAIGASALLATLYLGQYIIVPFVYALIVAILLVPLVELMSKRGLPRSLAISVVVILTILLALAIVYLIFAQGSLIYDSIPVLMEKNQQPGLNILNWISTEFKVKPEVIQEWMQKSKDHIFVYLGSAVGSFMQVMSDILFTMVLLPVYLFMVLYYKDFFIEFIKRLFHKESHVRVFEVLHSSKKIIQWYLIGLLLEAAIVAILNIMGLWALGIEHAIILGLTGALLNIIPYIGGMFATLLTVVVALTTKEGYNYAMAVVLLYVIIQLIDNNFIVPKIVGSRVRLNALVSVVVVILGAAMWGISGMFLSIPITAILKVILDHVDGLKPWGYLLGNDVQDSK from the coding sequence ATGAAGCCGATTATTGAATTTCCGGGGTATATTAAATTTGCATATTTGGCCATTGGTGCTTCTGCATTGTTGGCTACCTTATATTTAGGGCAATACATCATCGTACCCTTTGTATACGCTTTAATTGTAGCAATTCTATTGGTTCCATTGGTGGAGTTGATGTCAAAAAGGGGATTGCCCCGGAGTTTGGCTATAAGTGTGGTTGTGATCCTGACGATTTTATTAGCATTGGCGATCGTGTATTTGATCTTTGCACAGGGTTCTTTAATCTATGATTCTATTCCTGTTTTGATGGAGAAGAATCAACAGCCCGGTTTGAATATTTTAAATTGGATTTCTACTGAATTCAAGGTAAAACCTGAGGTCATTCAGGAATGGATGCAAAAATCGAAAGACCATATTTTTGTATACTTGGGATCTGCTGTCGGCTCCTTCATGCAAGTTATGAGCGACATTTTATTCACCATGGTCCTGTTGCCTGTTTATTTATTTATGGTCTTGTACTACAAGGATTTTTTTATTGAGTTTATCAAGCGATTATTTCATAAAGAGAGTCATGTCAGAGTATTTGAAGTCTTACATAGTTCAAAGAAGATTATCCAATGGTATCTGATAGGATTGTTACTTGAAGCAGCCATAGTAGCCATTTTAAATATCATGGGTTTATGGGCTCTTGGAATTGAGCATGCCATTATTTTAGGTTTGACAGGAGCTCTTTTAAATATTATACCGTATATCGGAGGAATGTTCGCCACACTACTAACGGTTGTAGTAGCGCTTACTACCAAGGAAGGCTACAACTATGCTATGGCAGTTGTACTCTTATATGTGATTATTCAATTAATAGATAATAATTTTATCGTGCCAAAAATTGTAGGCTCACGGGTTCGCCTGAATGCATTGGTGTCAGTAGTGGTTGTTATATTAGGGGCAGCAATGTGGGGTATTTCCGGAATGTTTTTATCCATACCCATCACCGCTATTTTAAAAGTTATTTTGGATCATGTAGATGGACTTAAACCCTGGGGATATCTGTTGGGTAATGATGTTCAAGATTCAAAATAA
- a CDS encoding Ig-like domain-containing protein codes for MKFKTLLSNFTLIMLILSAGCKKDDFVEVAGLCPLVISTNPTNGATSVPLDQIITITFNEEMNPATINLNSILISGPSLLTGTLEFDGLIATFTPTFPLIENTIYTGRVTQAVKDVNGNALQTDYVWTFSTGLIIGPLVVTTSPANNENNVALNKVISATFNMAMDSSTIDQTSFIIKEDFNAIEGVISYSGNTAFFTPTNLLESNKTYTGILTTRIKNLAGVSLVSDYIWTFTTSVFQPPTVISTDPFDHETNVILSKHISATFSEPMVANTITASSFTLKNGISPVSGAVSYTGNTATFIPSTPLLANTTYTARIASTVRNFAGTAMENDYVWTFSTGTIVIPTIISTDPVNNEIGVLLNKVISANFSVPMNPLTISTSSFILKSGTTVIQGTVNYFGTRASFIPTNPLNPNTVYTATITTAVKNLAGTSIAADYVWSFTTVNNIPPTVIATDPTNNATGVLLGKIITATFSVPMDPSTINANNFYIKQGSNLIPGILLYSGVTATFIPSVNLKSNTVYTGTITNSVKNAAGFNMTNNYVWSFTTVTIPPPTVISTSPINNATGVAINKVVTATFSTTMDPTTINTSSFLLKEGVNSILGNVSYSGVTASFTPFALLKANTLYTATITTIAKNVAGVSLVSNYVWSFTTIANPPPTVISTDPINNATGVALSKVLSASFSTAMDPTTINSSSFLLKEGTNSVLGLVTYSGVTASFTPLALLKANTLYTATITTIAKNLAGVSLVSNYVWTFTTIANIPPTVISTDPLNNATGVVLNKQVAATFSVQMDPATINSSTFTLSYAGIPVSGVVSYSGIIARFTPNNPLIANTLYTATITTGAKNLAGISLVSNYVWSFTTVVLIPPTVISTDPVNNATAVELNKTITANFSTAMDPLTINGTSFLLTAGNNAVAGVVTYTGITASFNPTGDLLPNTVYTARITTAAKNLAGTPLANDYIWTFTTKPPAGAPYVNLNSVARFGIIAGVGITNNAGQSEIHDMDIGISPGVRASVTGFPPGIVVNGAIFASDDVSPPGVAAMLIQAKNDLTAAYNFAKGASVPAPVLISGDQGGLTLTPGIYKSTSSLLIASGDLTLDAQGDPNAVWIFQIGSSFTSIGGAGGSIILSGGAQPDNIFWQVGSSATIGDFTSFQGNILALTSVTMNSGATAEGRMLCINGAVVLTSTNIINRP; via the coding sequence ATGAAATTCAAAACACTATTGAGCAACTTCACCCTGATCATGCTTATTTTATCTGCAGGTTGCAAAAAGGATGATTTTGTCGAGGTCGCGGGATTGTGTCCCTTGGTGATCTCCACAAACCCTACGAATGGAGCTACAAGTGTGCCACTCGACCAAATTATTACAATTACTTTTAATGAAGAGATGAATCCTGCGACTATTAACCTGAATTCAATTTTGATTTCAGGACCTTCTCTATTAACAGGAACGCTCGAATTCGATGGGCTAATTGCTACATTTACTCCTACATTTCCACTCATTGAAAATACGATTTATACAGGGCGAGTCACGCAAGCTGTTAAAGATGTAAATGGAAATGCTTTGCAGACAGATTATGTTTGGACGTTTAGTACAGGATTGATTATTGGACCCCTTGTAGTTACAACAAGTCCGGCAAACAACGAGAATAACGTAGCACTCAATAAAGTAATCAGCGCAACTTTTAATATGGCTATGGATTCGTCTACCATAGATCAAACCAGTTTTATAATCAAAGAAGATTTTAATGCAATTGAAGGTGTGATTTCATACTCCGGAAATACGGCCTTTTTTACACCTACCAATTTATTAGAGTCCAATAAAACGTACACGGGAATTCTAACAACCAGGATAAAAAATCTTGCAGGTGTTTCTTTGGTCAGTGACTATATTTGGACTTTTACGACTTCGGTTTTTCAGCCGCCTACAGTCATAAGTACTGATCCTTTTGATCATGAAACGAATGTGATACTTAGTAAACATATTTCGGCTACGTTTAGTGAACCGATGGTTGCAAATACCATCACAGCATCTAGTTTTACATTAAAAAATGGAATTTCACCAGTGTCAGGTGCCGTTAGCTATACTGGCAATACAGCAACGTTTATACCTTCTACTCCATTACTTGCAAACACGACTTATACGGCAAGGATTGCATCAACCGTTAGAAATTTTGCAGGCACTGCCATGGAGAATGATTATGTCTGGACATTTAGTACCGGTACTATAGTCATTCCAACAATTATAAGTACCGATCCAGTGAATAATGAGATTGGTGTGTTGTTGAATAAAGTAATCTCTGCCAATTTTAGTGTACCAATGAATCCACTTACGATTAGTACAAGTAGTTTTATTTTGAAAAGCGGAACCACAGTTATCCAAGGTACTGTTAATTATTTTGGGACGAGAGCTTCGTTTATACCCACAAATCCACTGAACCCTAATACAGTTTACACAGCAACTATAACTACTGCTGTGAAAAATCTTGCCGGCACTTCAATTGCAGCTGATTATGTTTGGTCATTCACAACTGTTAATAATATACCGCCAACAGTTATTGCTACCGATCCAACAAATAATGCTACAGGTGTACTATTGGGCAAAATTATTACAGCAACTTTCAGTGTACCAATGGATCCTTCAACAATCAATGCAAACAATTTTTATATAAAGCAAGGTTCCAATCTAATTCCTGGTATATTATTGTATTCTGGTGTTACGGCAACATTCATACCTTCCGTGAATTTAAAGTCGAATACTGTTTACACCGGAACAATAACCAACAGTGTTAAGAATGCTGCAGGATTTAATATGACGAATAATTATGTTTGGTCATTTACAACAGTGACGATACCTCCTCCTACTGTAATTTCAACAAGTCCAATCAATAATGCTACCGGAGTTGCAATCAATAAAGTTGTCACTGCTACTTTTAGTACTACGATGGACCCAACCACTATTAATACCTCTAGTTTTCTATTGAAAGAGGGAGTGAATTCCATATTGGGTAATGTTAGCTATTCCGGTGTTACGGCAAGCTTTACACCTTTTGCTCTTTTAAAAGCAAATACGCTGTATACAGCTACGATTACAACGATTGCTAAAAACGTAGCAGGTGTTTCTCTGGTAAGTAATTACGTGTGGTCGTTTACAACCATCGCAAATCCTCCGCCTACCGTTATTTCGACTGATCCCATTAATAATGCAACAGGAGTTGCATTGAGCAAAGTACTCAGCGCAAGCTTTAGTACAGCGATGGATCCGACCACCATTAATTCCTCTAGTTTTTTATTAAAGGAAGGAACTAATTCTGTTTTAGGTTTGGTTACTTATTCTGGTGTCACTGCTAGTTTTACGCCACTGGCTCTTTTGAAAGCAAATACCTTGTATACGGCTACGATTACAACGATTGCTAAAAACCTGGCAGGTGTTTCGTTAGTGAGTAATTATGTTTGGACTTTTACAACCATAGCAAATATACCTCCAACGGTGATTTCGACAGATCCTTTAAATAATGCTACCGGAGTCGTTTTGAACAAACAAGTTGCCGCAACATTTAGTGTGCAAATGGATCCTGCTACGATCAACTCAAGTACTTTTACCTTAAGCTATGCAGGGATACCTGTAAGTGGTGTGGTAAGTTATTCTGGGATCATCGCAAGGTTTACACCTAACAATCCCTTGATTGCAAATACGCTTTATACGGCAACGATTACAACCGGAGCGAAGAACTTAGCCGGCATTTCATTGGTAAGTAATTATGTATGGTCATTTACTACCGTAGTCTTGATACCGCCAACAGTTATTTCAACTGATCCGGTAAATAATGCAACAGCTGTTGAATTAAATAAAACCATCACCGCAAATTTTAGTACTGCGATGGATCCTCTTACCATCAATGGAACTAGTTTTCTACTAACGGCCGGGAACAATGCTGTTGCGGGTGTAGTAACTTATACCGGAATTACGGCCTCATTTAATCCAACGGGTGATCTATTGCCAAATACAGTGTATACAGCAAGGATCACGACTGCTGCAAAAAACCTTGCTGGAACTCCACTGGCAAATGATTATATATGGACATTCACTACCAAACCTCCTGCAGGTGCCCCTTATGTTAATTTAAATTCCGTTGCGCGATTTGGAATTATAGCAGGTGTTGGAATTACTAATAATGCAGGGCAAAGTGAAATTCATGATATGGATATTGGGATCAGTCCGGGAGTTCGTGCATCTGTTACTGGTTTTCCTCCCGGTATTGTTGTAAACGGAGCCATTTTTGCCTCAGATGATGTGAGTCCACCGGGCGTCGCAGCAATGTTGATTCAAGCAAAAAATGATTTAACGGCTGCTTACAATTTTGCAAAAGGTGCTTCTGTGCCTGCGCCAGTTTTGATATCAGGAGATCAGGGAGGTCTCACACTAACACCAGGTATTTACAAATCAACTTCGAGCTTATTGATTGCTTCAGGAGATTTAACTTTAGATGCGCAAGGTGATCCGAATGCAGTTTGGATTTTTCAAATTGGATCTTCCTTTACAAGTATTGGCGGAGCCGGAGGCAGCATCATTTTAAGTGGAGGTGCCCAACCAGATAATATTTTCTGGCAGGTTGGAAGCTCTGCTACTATTGGAGATTTTACATCATTCCAGGGCAATATTCTGGCATTAACTTCTGTCACGATGAATTCAGGAGCAACAGCCGAAGGAAGAATGCTATGCATTAACGGTGCTGTAGTTTTGACGAGCACTAACATTATTAACAGACCTTAA
- a CDS encoding outer membrane beta-barrel protein, protein MKTTIIFFKGTRNPRSLNKSVGTYILMILLTTFSLFIPLHSQELKYTRPSWLFGVAAGANLNFYRGSTQQLNADFRAPVAFHDGTSVALYLAPLVEYYRPGTLLGIGLQVGYDSRKGSYDQVITICNCPADLQTNLSYVTVEPSLRLSPFGSNFYLFGGPRFAFNIDKSFTYELGINPDFPEQEPTPDVNGDFSNVNNSLVSMQIGAAYDIYLSSQAHHTQFVLSPFISFQPYFGQSPRSIETWNISTLRVGAAIKLGMGKLIPTPAEVMILDSDVSFSVVAPKNIPVARKVREIFPIRNYVFFDLGSHEIPNRYVLLNKEQAKTFQIEQLDLEIPKNLKGRSQRQMVVYYNVLNILGDRMLKNPASTIQLVGSSEKGPEDGQLMANEIKNYLVDIFGINSLRINISGLDKPQIPSEQPGATLELKLLKEGDRRVSIESTSSELLMEFQNGPGSLLKPVEIKAVQEAPLDSYVSFNAKGAQTSFSSWSLEIRDDKSAMKTFGPYYHDRISIPGKAILGNRPEGDYKVTMIGVTKDGKIVRRDANVHMVLWTPPQDAEGMRYSFIYEFNDYRTIKIYEKYIAEVVVPNIPKNSTLLVHGYTDIIGDDSHNLGLSLDRANDVLRILEKGLILANRKDVTFEVYGFGENQDLSPFDNEYPEERFYNRTVIIDIIPKL, encoded by the coding sequence ATGAAAACAACAATCATATTTTTTAAAGGAACGCGAAATCCGCGTTCCTTAAATAAGTCGGTGGGTACGTACATATTGATGATCTTATTAACCACTTTCAGTTTATTTATACCGCTGCATTCTCAGGAATTGAAATATACCAGGCCTTCTTGGTTGTTTGGTGTGGCTGCAGGAGCAAACCTTAATTTCTACCGGGGCTCAACACAGCAATTAAATGCGGACTTTAGAGCACCCGTTGCCTTTCACGATGGAACCAGTGTTGCTTTGTATCTTGCTCCACTTGTTGAATATTACCGTCCCGGAACTCTTTTGGGAATCGGTTTGCAAGTTGGCTATGATAGCCGCAAAGGATCTTATGACCAGGTGATCACAATTTGTAATTGTCCTGCAGATCTGCAAACAAATTTGAGCTATGTCACCGTAGAACCCAGTTTGAGATTGTCACCCTTCGGTTCGAATTTTTATTTATTTGGTGGACCCCGTTTTGCTTTTAACATAGATAAATCTTTTACCTATGAGTTAGGAATAAATCCTGATTTTCCTGAACAAGAACCTACACCTGATGTGAATGGAGATTTTAGCAATGTGAATAATTCGCTCGTATCAATGCAAATTGGTGCAGCTTATGATATTTATTTATCATCGCAGGCCCATCATACACAATTTGTATTATCGCCTTTTATTTCTTTTCAACCTTATTTCGGACAATCACCCAGATCGATTGAGACCTGGAATATTTCAACATTAAGAGTTGGAGCAGCCATCAAATTGGGAATGGGAAAATTAATTCCGACGCCGGCAGAAGTAATGATTCTTGATTCAGATGTTAGTTTCTCCGTAGTTGCGCCAAAAAACATTCCTGTCGCAAGAAAAGTAAGAGAAATATTTCCAATCAGAAATTATGTATTTTTCGATCTGGGATCTCATGAAATTCCAAACAGATATGTTTTATTAAACAAGGAACAAGCCAAGACATTTCAAATTGAACAACTCGATTTGGAAATTCCAAAAAATTTAAAAGGAAGGTCACAGCGTCAAATGGTTGTGTACTATAATGTCTTGAATATTCTTGGAGACAGAATGCTTAAAAATCCAGCTTCTACGATTCAGCTTGTTGGATCATCTGAAAAAGGCCCAGAAGATGGTCAATTGATGGCTAATGAAATTAAAAATTATCTTGTTGATATTTTTGGCATCAACTCGCTTCGAATCAATATTTCAGGTTTGGATAAACCACAAATACCATCAGAACAACCCGGTGCAACTCTTGAATTGAAACTGTTGAAAGAAGGCGACCGTAGAGTTTCCATTGAAAGTACCTCATCTGAATTGCTCATGGAATTCCAAAATGGCCCGGGCTCTTTATTGAAACCTGTAGAAATTAAAGCGGTGCAGGAAGCACCCCTTGATAGTTACGTTTCCTTTAATGCAAAAGGTGCACAAACTTCTTTTTCATCCTGGTCCTTAGAAATCAGAGATGATAAATCTGCAATGAAAACTTTTGGACCTTATTATCACGATCGCATAAGCATTCCCGGCAAGGCCATTCTTGGAAACAGGCCAGAAGGTGATTACAAGGTTACGATGATTGGCGTTACCAAAGATGGTAAAATTGTGAGAAGAGATGCCAATGTACACATGGTCCTTTGGACTCCGCCTCAAGATGCGGAAGGTATGCGCTACAGTTTCATTTATGAATTCAACGATTACAGAACTATAAAAATTTATGAAAAATATATAGCTGAAGTTGTGGTTCCAAACATTCCTAAGAACTCAACCTTATTGGTTCATGGTTATACAGACATCATCGGCGACGACAGTCATAATCTTGGCTTATCTCTCGACCGTGCCAATGATGTTTTAAGAATACTTGAAAAGGGATTGATACTTGCCAATCGCAAGGATGTCACATTTGAAGTATATGGATTTGGTGAAAACCAGGATTTATCTCCTTTTGATAATGAATATCCTGAAGAAAGATTTTATAACCGCACAGTTATCATAGATATTATTCCAAAATTGTAA
- a CDS encoding cupin domain-containing protein gives MNTLELEKGIAHITVEIIEYVPNSVVIKTILKKSTGNISVMSFDSGEGLTEKTSPFDTFVQIIEGKAEIVIDKKSIVLETGQSIVIPAHMPNFVKANGRFKMIQTVIKSGYE, from the coding sequence ATGAATACATTAGAACTCGAAAAGGGGATTGCCCATATCACAGTTGAAATTATTGAATATGTCCCGAATTCTGTAGTTATTAAAACCATACTTAAAAAATCTACTGGCAATATCAGCGTGATGTCATTTGATAGTGGGGAAGGCTTGACGGAGAAAACTTCACCCTTCGACACCTTTGTTCAAATAATCGAAGGCAAAGCGGAAATCGTAATTGATAAAAAATCTATTGTATTGGAAACAGGTCAGTCAATCGTCATTCCAGCACATATGCCTAATTTTGTAAAAGCCAATGGAAGATTTAAAATGATCCAGACAGTAATAAAAAGTGGCTATGAATAA
- a CDS encoding helix-turn-helix transcriptional regulator, with product MVSLRCKLLVKEELLKLGLNYVNVDLGTVEILEDITDEQKEKLRINLLRSGLELMDNKKSILIEKIKNVITEMIHYSDESPKVNYSEYISSKLDYDYNYLSNIFSEVKGITIQHYIILNKIEKVKELLLYDELNLTEISYKLNYSSVAHLSNQFKKITGLSPSYFKQLKQKRKGNLENL from the coding sequence ATGGTCAGCCTGCGATGCAAACTCCTGGTAAAGGAAGAGCTCTTGAAGCTAGGACTAAATTATGTCAATGTCGATCTGGGCACCGTAGAAATCCTGGAAGACATTACTGACGAACAAAAGGAAAAATTGAGGATCAATTTATTGCGATCCGGACTTGAATTAATGGACAATAAAAAAAGCATTTTGATAGAAAAGATCAAAAATGTCATTACGGAAATGATTCATTATTCAGATGAATCACCCAAGGTTAATTATTCAGAATACATCAGCAGTAAACTAGATTACGATTACAATTATTTATCCAATATCTTTTCTGAAGTAAAGGGCATAACTATTCAACATTACATCATTTTAAATAAGATTGAAAAAGTAAAGGAACTATTACTTTATGATGAACTTAATTTGACTGAAATCTCCTATAAATTGAACTATAGTTCTGTAGCCCATCTTTCCAACCAATTTAAAAAAATAACAGGACTTTCGCCTTCCTATTTTAAGCAACTTAAACAAAAACGCAAAGGAAATCTCGAAAATCTATAA